The following are encoded in a window of Ranitomeya variabilis isolate aRanVar5 chromosome 6, aRanVar5.hap1, whole genome shotgun sequence genomic DNA:
- the LOC143781228 gene encoding uncharacterized protein LOC143781228: MEKLLQELVARAGGEDGMDWLRSCPAIKPPAAASDAVPLPPDPEVPAPSASQAPSLKNAEVSGPRFRRQKKVFSPPASPPASQRGSSEVSVKSRRRPASRSRSPSRDFGGHLPQRTPASSGAAGRTSRGAGRKSAVVPSTSGCRAASQSAALGASPALNPGEQSSDEEAILQSSVPEQLHSPYPEGWRASAAEERRQDDRSSRECGRRSLQVPLL, translated from the coding sequence ATGGAGAAGCTCCTGCAAGAACTCGTGGCCAGAGCCGGTGGGGAAGACGGAATGGATTGGCTGAGGAGCTGCCCAGCTATAAAACCTCCGGCAGCAGCCTCCGATGCCGTTCCTCTTCCCCCTGATCCAGAAGTACCGGCACCATCTGCGAGTCAAGCCCCTTCGCTGAAGAATGCCGAAGTCTCCGGGCCCAGATTCAGGAGACAGAAGAAAGTTTTTTCGCCGCCAGCCTCACCTCCTGCATCTCAGCGCGGCTCCTCCGAAGTGAGCGTGAAGTCGCGTCGCCGCCCGGCATCGAGGTCTCGCAGCCCATCGCGAGACTTCGGCGGCCATCTTCCTCAGAGGACTCCAGCGTCATCTGGAGCCGCCGGCAGGACCAGCAGGGGCGCCGGCCGTAAAAGCGCCGTGGTGCCCTCTACATCTGGCTGCCGGGCGGCTTCACAGTCGGCTGCCCTGGGAGCGAGCCCTGCCTTGAATCCCGGGGAGCAGTCGTCAGATGAAGAGGCGATCCTACAATCAAGCGTCCCTGAGCAGCTGCACTCGCCCTACCCTGAGGGCTGGAGAGCAAGCGCTGCTGAAGAAAGAAGACAAGACGACAGATCATCGAGGG